Part of the Aquimarina sp. TRL1 genome, TGGAAGTAATTGTTCTAGGATTGTTACAGATGCTATTCTGGCAGGAACAGATCACCCTGTGATAAGAAAAGGGTTGCTGTGGAATAAGAAATTTACTCCAAGTCCTTTAGGGAATGTGGAAAAATCATCATTAGAGAACCCTATTTATGAGACGATTGGTGGAGTGGTGAAAAGGTATTCCGGATCGATTTTTAAAGAAAATCTGAAAAATTATTTCGATAAAAAAGTACCCGTTGGTAACAGTTCGGATAATGAATGTGAAAGAATTGATGATGCAGATTTTTTGGAAGGAATTGGAAGTAGTGCTTATTTCAAGTTAGAGAATTCAGAAAAAGAACAGCACTATGTCATCTCCCGGTATACTGAATCAGGAATTCTTGATTTTAAAGGAGTGTTTAAAGAGAAAAAAGGGAGGTTTGATAGTTGTATTCCGTTTTCTTTTCAATACGAATCAAATTGTAAAGAGTGTTATGTGAAACAAAACGAGACTGTTTTTGTTTTTGATTTGGTGGCGCGAATTAGTTGAGGGCAAAAGGAGCGCTCAATTTAAAAGGAGGGATGGTTACCTTGAATTTTCTGGTAGATGTGAAGTTGACCATGTTGTAATACCCACTCATAGCGCCAAAAGGAGAGCTGAGAAGACATCCGCTTTTGTAAGTGTGAGACTCTCCTGGTTTTAGGACAGGTTTTTTTCCGATAACGCCTTCTCCTTCCACAATTTCAGTATTGTTTAAAGAGTCTTTGATTTCCCAAAAACGAGAGGTAAGTTGTACGGAGTCTTTACTTTGGTTTTCTATAGTGATCTGATAACCAAAGGCAAAATGGATCTTATAGTTCTTATAGAACGTGCCTTCAAAGGTGGTTTTCACCGAAATTCTTATGCCTCTGGTAACCTGTTGAATCATACATTTAATAAAAGAAAATAGACCCTCCAATTGCTAAACTGAAGCCTACTCCTGCTAAAATAAAGAATAATATGTTTAAAAGTGTAAATTTAACAATAGTTTTAAATCTTCCCTGATTGTAGAATTTACGCAATGATTTGTACAAATATAGTAAAAATAAAAGTGTGCTGATTGTTACAGGGAGTTGGTAATCAATTGCTTTTGTGAAAAGGATTGCCAGTCCCAGTAAGATGAAGAACATTGTTTGGGTGTGAAAGGTAAATACCAGGTGTTCCATATAGGAGAAAGGGTTTCTCATATAGAGGAGCCATAAAATAAGAGAGAAAAAGGGAAGAAAAAAGAAGATGATAAAAGGAGATTTGTTGAAAATGTATTCTGCGAGCTCTATTGGGTTGCTGTCTAATTCGTTAGCTTTAATGATTCGTTTGTATATGTATTTGTTAAAATTGTTAACATTATGATCCAAGCTGTCTAATGCTTTAATAACTGATTTTTCTTTCGTGTCTGTATAGAAATTGGAATAGGTACTGATCCGATATTTGATCCTTTCGAAATATTTCATAGATCCTAGCTGTTGTTCGGAGTAATATTGTGTAGCGGTAGAGTCTGCCCCTGAGAAAAAATGTACATGTAGAGGGGTTTGTGTTGTATTGGTCTTTTTTTCTTTGTTTACCTGGTATCTCAAACTGTCAAAATCAATAAAAAAACCATTGATGATAAAAAAGATAATAGAGACGCTGAGGTAGAATCTGAAAGGATTGGCGTATTTGACACGTTTGCCTTCTGTGTATTCTTTTGTTATTTTTCCAGGTCTG contains:
- a CDS encoding DUF3667 domain-containing protein, producing the protein MKETGRFLKKYRGTECLNCGVPLDIIDKYCHHCGQVNTTKKLALSDFFSEYFSSLFSYDSRLSHTIIALLFRPGKITKEYTEGKRVKYANPFRFYLSVSIIFFIINGFFIDFDSLRYQVNKEKKTNTTQTPLHVHFFSGADSTATQYYSEQQLGSMKYFERIKYRISTYSNFYTDTKEKSVIKALDSLDHNVNNFNKYIYKRIIKANELDSNPIELAEYIFNKSPFIIFFFLPFFSLILWLLYMRNPFSYMEHLVFTFHTQTMFFILLGLAILFTKAIDYQLPVTISTLLFLLYLYKSLRKFYNQGRFKTIVKFTLLNILFFILAGVGFSLAIGGSIFFY
- the apaG gene encoding Co2+/Mg2+ efflux protein ApaG — its product is MIQQVTRGIRISVKTTFEGTFYKNYKIHFAFGYQITIENQSKDSVQLTSRFWEIKDSLNNTEIVEGEGVIGKKPVLKPGESHTYKSGCLLSSPFGAMSGYYNMVNFTSTRKFKVTIPPFKLSAPFALN
- a CDS encoding DUF6695 family protein, whose protein sequence is MKYTGKIISLAFPDTFVKLSDETFVKFLSYVGIGTSQYIKAGHAAFVLIDNQTGRAEYFDFGRYITPKGKGRVRSAITDVELEMGIQASFAEDGKLSNVEEFLLWLEASPEKTHGEGRLIASVCDYIYYDKVKSFILGMQEKRSVPYKAFGKHGSNCSRIVTDAILAGTDHPVIRKGLLWNKKFTPSPLGNVEKSSLENPIYETIGGVVKRYSGSIFKENLKNYFDKKVPVGNSSDNECERIDDADFLEGIGSSAYFKLENSEKEQHYVISRYTESGILDFKGVFKEKKGRFDSCIPFSFQYESNCKECYVKQNETVFVFDLVARIS